A single region of the Thioalkalivibrio nitratireducens DSM 14787 genome encodes:
- the msrB gene encoding peptide-methionine (R)-S-oxide reductase MsrB: protein MSRFDELSDAEWRQRLTPEQYRIAREGGTEPAFTGQYHDHKAPGRYHCVGCGAELFRSTDKYNSGSGWPSFTAPASRDAVSEHRDMSHGMLRTEVRCGRCQAHLGHVFPDGPAPTGLRYCINSSVLQFERSPSGAGGRT, encoded by the coding sequence ATGTCCCGATTCGACGAGCTTTCCGATGCCGAGTGGCGGCAACGGCTGACCCCGGAGCAGTACCGCATCGCGCGCGAAGGCGGCACCGAACCGGCCTTCACCGGCCAATACCACGATCACAAGGCACCGGGACGCTATCACTGCGTCGGCTGCGGGGCCGAACTGTTCCGTTCCACCGACAAGTATAATTCGGGTTCCGGCTGGCCGAGTTTCACCGCGCCGGCCAGCCGCGACGCGGTATCCGAACACCGCGATATGAGTCACGGGATGCTCCGTACCGAGGTGCGCTGCGGCCGCTGCCAGGCGCATCTCGGGCACGTGTTTCCCGACGGCCCGGCGCCGACCGGTCTGCGTTACTGCATCAACTCCTCAGTGCTGCAGTTCGAGAGGAGCCCGTCCGGGGCCGGCGGCCGGACGTGA